A single Glycine soja cultivar W05 chromosome 14, ASM419377v2, whole genome shotgun sequence DNA region contains:
- the LOC114385302 gene encoding uncharacterized protein LOC114385302, with translation MDAWNRLRDIFQDNKHSRVVTLEDELSNTKMENFPNASAYHQCLKSPADQLKNVGAPMSKSHLVIQLVLGLTSAYQGVGTLIRQSDPLPSFYQARSMLTLEEAELAKEAAMGLELAMVAASQSVYDSNSSHSNQ, from the coding sequence ATGGATGCTTGGAATAGGTTGAGAGATATTTTCCAAGACAACAAACATTCCCGTGTGGTAACTCTTGAGGACGAATTGTCCAATACTAAGATGGAGAATTTTCCAAATGCTTCGGCATATCATCAATGTCTCAAGTCCCCTGCTGATCAGTTGAAAAATGTTGGAGCACCGATGTCGAAGAGCCACCTCGTCATTCAACTTGTTTTGGGTCTCACAAGTGCATATCAAGGTGTAGGGACGTTAATTCGGCAGAGTGATCCTCTACCTTCGTTTTATCAGGCTCGGTCGATGCTCACACTTGAGGAAGCCGAATTGGCAAAGGAGGCTGCCATGGGTTTGGAGTTGGCAATGGTGGCTGCCTCACAATCCGTTTATGACTCAAATTCCTCACATTCGAACCAGTAG
- the LOC114383009 gene encoding protein PELPK1 translates to MATYSWSTEIFSFLVLTLLSTSSHTMVAGARNLLESTLSKPEVPTLPKPHELPPLPEIPELPKFESPKIPALPKPELPKVPELSKPDMSKVPELPKVPERLKVPEISKILELSKPELPKGPELLKPELPSVPNIPKVPELPKPELPEVPKLPKPELPKVPELPKPELPKVPEIPELPNLELPKVTQLPKSKLPKVPEIPKVPEFPKPELPKVPELSKPELPKAPEIPKVPEFPKPELPKVPELSKPELPKAPEIPKVPEFPKPELPKVPELPKPELPKIPEIPKVPEFPKPELPKVPEVPKPELSKVPKLPKSELPKVPEIPELPKSELPKIPEIPKVPEFPKVPKAFSTTNP, encoded by the coding sequence ATGGCTACCTATAGTTGGTCAACTgagatattttcatttttggttcTAACGTTGTTGTCGACAAGCAGTCACACAATGGTTGCTGGAGCACGCAATCTTCTCGAATCAACCTTGTCAAAACCAGAAGTGCCAACACTTCCCAAACCTCATGAGTTGCCACCATTGCCGGAAATCCCTGAATTGCCCAAGTTTGAGTCGCCTAAGATCCCTGCACTCCCGAAACCTGAGCTACCTAAGGTCCCTGAACTGTCTAAGCCTGACATGTCTAAAGTTCCTGAGTTGCCTAAAGTCCCAGAAAGGCTTAAAGTACCCGAGATATCTAAGATCCTTGAATTGTCTAAGCCCGAGTTGCCTAAAGGACCAGAATTACTTAAGCCTGAGTTACCTAGTGTACCTAATATCCCTAAGGTTCCTGAATTGCCTAAACCAGAGTTGCCTGAAGTCCCAAAGTTGCCTAAGCCTGAGTTGCCAAAAGTACCAGAATTGCCTAAACCTGAGTTACCTAAAGTACCTGAGATCCCTGAATTGCCTAATCTCGAGTTGCCTAAAGTAACACAATTGCCTAAGTCTAAGTTACCAAAAGTACCTGAGATCCCTAAGGTCCCTGAATTTCCTAAGCCCGAGTTGCCTAAAGTTCCTGAATTGTCTAAGCCAGAGTTACCAAAAGCACCTGAGATTCCTAAGGTCCCTGAATTTCCTAAGCCCGAGTTGCCTAAAGTTCCTGAATTGTCTAAGCCAGAGTTACCAAAAGCACCTGAGATCCCTAAGGTCCCTGAATTTCCTAAGCCCGAGTTGCCTAAAGTTCCTGAATTGCCTAAGCCAGAGTTACCAAAAATACCTGAAATCCCTAAGGTCCCTGAATTTCCTAAGCCAGAGTTGCCTAAAGTTCCTGAAGTGCCTAAGCCAGAGTTGTCAAAAGTACCAAAGCTACCTAAGTCTGAGTTACCTAAAGTACCTGAGATTCCTGAATTGCCTAAGTCCGAGTTGCCTAAAATACCGGAGATTCCTAAGGTCCCTGAATTCCCAAAAGTTCCTAAAGCATTTTCAACCACCAATCCTTGA
- the LOC114384845 gene encoding transcription factor bHLH74-like, protein MGGQENAMGFQHGNESILTCPTSGLSGANVNVSEMAISSVSIAKPSDVVNPFIASSAWDPLVSLSQVQSFGGSSMVSHSEFANSNSSYPLVLDNQGISNTSHLVQYMSDSNLGGMVPKVHSYASGGFSEMVGAGSFCQHRSADMANTGYPIHYNPIKEAPINGEQSQVEDSIPEEEAPGSAPSGNRRKRGLDHNSTFSPNKNAEGDAVNDSPGKASNGPKEHEKRPKGEQNNGADVRGKQSVKQAKDNNSQSGEAPKENFIHVRARRGQATNSHSLAERVRREKISERMRLLQELVPGCNKITGKAVMLDEIINYVQSLQQQVEFLSMKLATVNPELNFDVDRILSKDILQSRIGHGIGAYGPGINSSHTFPNGSFHGTLAGMPSTSSQFPPLPQNVLDHEFQSFYGIGYDSNTALDNLEPNGRLKTEL, encoded by the exons ATGGGGGGTCAGGAAAATGCCATGGGGTTTCAACATGGAAATGAGAGCATTCTGACTTGTCCAACTTCCGGTCTCAGTGGTGCAAATGTTAATGTTTCAGAAATGGCTATTAGTTCTGTGTCTATAGCCAAGCCTTCAGATGTAGTTAACCCTTTTATTGCTTCTTCCGCTTGGGATCCACTTGTTTCATTGAGTCAGGTTCAATCTTTTGGAGGCTCTTCAATGGTTTCTCATAGTGAGTTTGCCAATTCCAACTCATCTTACCCTCTTGTTTTGGATAACCAAGGGATAAGCAACACGTCTCACCTGGTTCAATACATGTCTGACTCAAATCTTGGGGGCATGGTCCCCAAGGTTCACTCCTATGCAAGTGGGGGATTCTCAGAAATGGTTGGTGCTGGCTCTTTTTGCCAACATAGGTCTGCTGATATGGCTAACACAGGGTATCCAATACATTATAATCCGATCAAGGAGGCTCCAATTAATGGTGAACAATCTCAGGTTGAGGACTCAATTCCTGAAGAGGAAGCACCAGGATCTGCACCTAGTGGGAATAGAAGAAAGAGAGGGCTTGATCATAATTCCACCTTCAGTCCAAATAAG AATGCTGAGGGTGATGCTGTGAATGATTCTCCTGGGAAGGCCTCTAATGGTCCAAAAGAACATGAAAAGAGACCAAAAGGGGAGCAGAATAATGGTGCAGATGTGCGTGGTAAGCAATCAGTGAAGCAAGCTAAAGACAACAATTCTCAAAGTGGAGAAGCTCCCAAAGAAAATTTCATTCACGTGAGAGCTAGAAGAGGTCAGGCCACAAATAGCCACAGCCTTGCAGAAAGA GTGAGAAGAGAAAAGATTAGTGAGCGAATGAGGTTGCTTCAAGAACTTGTTCCAGGATGCAACAAG ATAACTGGCAAAGCTGTAATGCTTGATGAGATAATAAACTACGTGCAATCACTTCAGCAACAGGTTGAG TTTTTGTCCATGAAACTTGCCACCGTGAACCCAGAACTGAACTTTGATGTGGACAGGATCCTATCCAAGGAT ATTCTCCAATCACGCATAGGACATGGAATTGGTGCATATGGTCCTGGTATCAATTCCTCTCACACATTTCCCAATGGAAGTTTCCATGGAACATTAGCTGGCATGCCTAGTACATCGTCACAATTCCCTCCTTTGCCACAG AATGTTTTGGACCACGAGTTCCAAAGCTTCTATGGAATTGGATACGATTCTAATACAGCACTTGACAACTTGGAACCCAATG GGCGGTTGAAAACAGAGTTATAG
- the LOC114385303 gene encoding uncharacterized protein LOC114385303: MPYLSQALQSNPNSTPHNILWDGLIFFKGRLMLPNSSVLIPSLLAEYHDTITGIIWDDISLDFITELPCSQGYEVILVVVDRLSKYAHFIALKHLYTARMVAEAFIKNVTKLHRFLKSIISDKDTFFSVIIVATMLMDRDEALRQLKFHLHRALQTMKKYVDAYRRIIPKLSPRYYGPFQVLSRVEEVTYKLQFSDSARIHPVFHVSQLKRSVKSGSTTTTLPRRLAVAEYKPPSLEASLATQVNKHQGNLVEEWLILWKS, from the exons ATGCCCTATTTGAGCCAAGCCTTGCAGTCTAATCCAAATTCAACTCCTCATAACATTCTTTGGGATGGTTTGATATTTTTCAAAGGTCGCCTAATGTTGCCTAACTCTTCTGTTTTGATCCCTTCCCTTTTGGCTGAGTATCATGATACTATTACAGGAATCATTTGGGATGATATCTCCCTTGATTTTATTACCGAGCTACCATGCTCACAAGGTTATGAAGTGATTTTGGTGGTGGTGGATCGTCTATCTAAATACGCCCACTTCATTGCTTTAAAGCACCTTTACACAGCTCGAATGGTAGCAGAGGCTTTTATAAAGAATGTTACTAAGCTCCACAGGTTCCTGAAGTCGATCATAAGTGATAAGGATACTTTTTTCTCG GTAATTATTGTAGCTACAATGCTCATGGACCGTGATGAGGCTCTTCGCCAACTCAAATTTCATTTGCACCGAGCTCTGCAGACAATGAAGAAATATGTTGATGCTTATAGGAG GATCATCCCCAAGTTGTCCCCTCGCTACTATGGACCCTTTCAAGTGTTGTCTCGTGTAGAAGAGGTGACCTATAAACTTCAATTTTCAGACTCAGCTCGAATTCACCCAGTTTTTCATGTTTCACAGCTCAAACGATCAGTGAAGAGTGGTTCTACTACCACTACTTTGCCTCGTAGGCTGGCTGTTGCTGAATATAAGCCTCCTAGTCTTGAAGCTAGTTTGGCAACTCAGGTAAACAAGCACCAAGGCAACTTGGTGGAAGAATGGTTGATCCTATGGAAGTCatag
- the LOC114385164 gene encoding uncharacterized protein LOC114385164, with protein MAIVESVGKIPLQDPPEEEFCAADLTWTKFGNAEHHDEVALIPYDRVDAFIIGECTNVECPTRFHIERGRKRTIGSLKEYKDDEYLEYRLYWCSFGPENYGEGGGILPSRRYRLNTRNRAARPQSMRGCTCHFVVKRLYAQPSLALIVYNERRHINKSGFICHGPLDRDAIGPGAKKIPYICNEIQQQTMSMIYLGIPEENILEKHIEGIQRYCGSDAKVSSLASQYVHKLGMIIKRSTHELDLDDQASIRIWIERNRKSVFFHQDTSESDPFILGIQTEWQLQQMIRFGHRSVVAADSTFGVKRLKYPLFTLLVFDSRQHALPVAWVITRSFTKPDVSKWLKALIDRARSVEPGWKVSGFLIDDAAAEIDLLRDIFCCPVLFSLWRVRRSWLRNIVKKCSNIEIQREIFKRLGRIVYNIWGGINASLALEQFLLDFVDQTAFMEYFKVMWLPKLEMWLSTMRNFPLASQEASGALEAYHVKLKAKLFDDSHLGALQRVDWLVHKLTTELHSSYWLDRYADESDSFQNVKEKYIASTSWHRALQIPDYAVSLDDKDHLFAKVVSQKDSSLTHIVWNPGSEFAFCDCSWSMQGNLCKHVVKVNMICENLKGYQPSMSFRSFEEVLMDLWKKPVDDSFALDLSLAWTHQMLDQIQKQVELNNSTDIGTVVNNMPLKWVSKKGRTYIGKPSSSLALPHGSSNTKSVVVYNKKNRKRKRLSRLR; from the exons ATGGCTATAGTTGAATCCGTGGGGAAGATTCCTTTGCAAGACCCACCTGAGGAGGAGTTTTGTGCTGCTGACCTGACTTGGACCAAGTTTGGTAATGCTGAGCACCATGATGAGGTTGCCCTCATTCCCTATGACAGAGTTGATGCTTTTATAATTGGTGAATGTACTAATGTGGAGTGCCCGACTCGGTTTCATATCGAGAGAGGAAGGAAACGGACTATTGGAAGCTTGAAGGAGTACAAGGACGATGAGTATCTGGAGTACAGGCT GTACTGGTGCTCGTTTGGCCCTGAAAATTATGGGGAGGGAGGAGGTATATTACCCAGTCGAAGGTATCGACTTAATACTCGAAATCGTGCTGCTAGACCTCAATCAATGCGAGGTTGTACTTGTCATTTTGTTGTCAAACGTCTTTATGCTCAGCCATCACTGGCACTTATTGTATACAATGAAAGGCGTCATATTAACAAGTCTGGTTTTATCTGCCACGGACCACTTGATAGAGATGCCATTGGCCCAGGCGCCAAAAAAATTCCGTATATTTGCAATGAAATTCAGCAGCAAACTATGTCCATGATATATTTGGGCATCCCAGAAGAGAATATCTTGGAGAAACACATAGAAGGAATTCAGCGATATTGTGGTTCAGATGCAAAAGTCAGTAGCCTTGCTTCTCAGTATGTCCACAAGCTAGGGATGATTATCAAAAGGTCTACCCATGAGCTGGATCTAGATGATCAAGCTAGCATCCGCATTTGGATTGAACGCAATAGAAAGTCTGTATTTTTTCACCAGGATACTTCAGAGTCTGACCCTTTCATCTTGGGGATCCAAACAGAATGGCAGCTGCAACAAATGATTCGTTTTGGTCATCGAAGTGTTGTTGCAGCAGACTCTACGTTTGGTGTGAAGAGACTTAAA TATCCCTTGTTCACACTACTTGTTTTTGATTCAAGACAACATGCACTTCCTGTCGCATGGGTCATTACACGTAGCTTTACAAAGCCCGATGTGTCTAAGTGGTTGAAAGCTTTAATTGATCGAGCTCGTAGTGTTGAGCCTGGATGGAAAGTCAGTGGATTTTTAATTGATGACGCTGCAGCTGAAATTGATCTTTTGAG AGATATATTTTGCTGTCCTGTCCTATTTTCACTATGGCGTGTTCGTAGATCTTGGCTTAGGAATATTGTTAAGAAATGTAGTAACATTGAGATTCAGCGGGAGATTTTTAAGCGTCTTGGGAGAATAGTGTACAACATTTGGGGAGGTATTAATGCATCGCTTGCCTTGGAACAATTCTTGCTGGATTTTGTTGACCAAACTGCTTTCATGGAATATTTCAAAGTCATGTGGTTGCCCAAGCTTG AAATGTGGCTTTCAACGATGAGAAATTTTCCATTAGCAAGCCAGGAAGCTTCTGGAGCATTAGAAGCCTATCATGTTAAGCTGAAAGCCAAACTTTTTGATGATTCACATCTTGGAGCATTGCAAAGAGTAGATTGGTTAGTCCACAAGTTAACAACTGAGTTGCATTCAAGCTACTGGCTTGACCGGTATGCTGATGAGAGTGATTCTTTCCAGAATGTGAAGGAAAAATATATTGCTTCTACATCATGGCATCGGGCACTTCAAATTCCGGACTATGCTGTTTCCTTGGATGATAAAGACCACCTCTTTGCCAAGGTTGTGAGCCAGAAAGACAGTAGCTTAACACATATAGTGTGGAATCCAGGATCTGAATTTGCATTCTGTGATTGTTCTTGGTCAATGCAAGGTAACCTTTGCAAGCATGTTGTCAAAGTAAACATGATTTGTGAAAATCTTAAAGGTTATCAACCATCCATGTCTTTCCGGTCTTTTGAAGAGGTTTTGATGGATCTATGGAAAAAGCCAGTGGATGATTCTTTTGCGTTGGATCTGTCATTGGCTTGGACCCATCAGATGCtagatcaaattcaaaaacaagtTGAACTGAATAATTCTACTGATATTGGCACTGTAGTTAACAATATGCCACTGAAATGGGTTTCTAAGAAAGGCAGAACCTACATTGGCAAACCATCATCAAGTTTGGCTCTTCCTCATGGTAGCAGTAACACAAAAAGTGTGGTTGTGTATAATAAGAAGAATCGGAAACGGAAAAGATTATCACGATTAAGATGA